In Papaver somniferum cultivar HN1 chromosome 1, ASM357369v1, whole genome shotgun sequence, a genomic segment contains:
- the LOC113356018 gene encoding uncharacterized protein LOC113356018 → MDAAKPVSTPLSVNANICKHGSVKFEDPTLYRSVCGALKYLHLTRPDIAVAVNKVCQYMYNPFVEHWDLVKRILRYLKHTVHYGLVFRPSVDTTLHAYSDSDWAGSLDDRRSTSGYFGNNLISWSACKQKNGL, encoded by the coding sequence ATGGATGCTGCTAAACCAGTATCTACACCTCTTTCAGTAAATGCCAATATCTGTAAACACGGAAGTGTGAAATTTGAGGACCCTACTTTGTATCGTAGTGTCTGTGGAGCTTTAAAATATCTTCATCTCACCAGACCAGACATTGCGGTAGCAGTCAACAAAGTCTGTCAGTATATGTATAATCCTTTTGTTGAGCATTGGGATCTAGTTAAGAGAATCCTACGATATCTCAAACATACAGTGCATTATGGTTTAGTTTTCCGTCCTTCAGTGGATACAACACTTCATGCCTACTCAGACTCTGATTGGGCTGGCAGTTTAGATGATAGAAGATCAACAAGTGGCTACTTTGGCAATAATCTTATTTCGTGGAGTGCATGCAAGCAAAAAAACGGTCTCTAA